From the Sphingomonas brevis genome, the window CCGGCATTCGTCGACTGTTCGCCGAAGCCAGGCTTCGGCTCCGCGCCTCATGCCGATTCATTTGGCGTTCATCGACAGAGGCGCTACCTCGGCTCCATGCAGGGGAAGCTCATCATCGGAGCATTGTTGGTAACGGCCTTCGGCGCCGTCCCGGCGATGGCGGGCGAACCGGTCAAACGCCAGACCTGCCAGAAAGGCGACCCGCCTCAGCAGGTGCAACAGCAGCGGCAGCAGGTTGCGAACCAGCAGCAGGCAAAGGTCAAGCCGCAGGGCTGCCCGATCACCCGGATGATCCCGTCCGTGGTCGACCCAACTCCGACCTTCCTGCTCTGATTTTCAAACCATTGCGGGAGCGCGAGTCGCACCCTAATTGACGGCGATGAGCAATATCGTTTCCAGTCGCCTGATCGTCCTCGGCTCCGGTCCTGCCGGCTACACCGCCGCCATTTATGCCGCGCGCGCCGGCCTCAATCCGATCGTCGTCCAGGGCATCCAGCCGGGCGGCCAGCTGACCACCACGACCGACGTCGAAAATTATCCGGGCTTTCGCAGCGTTATCCAGGGACCCTGGCTGATGGACGAAATGCAGGCCCAGGCCGAGCATGTCGGCACCAAGGTCGTCTGGGATCACATCTCCGAGGTCGATTTGTCGCGCCGCCCGTTCGTTCTCAAAGGCGACAGCGGCGGGGAATATCACGCCGATGCGCTGGTCATTGCTACCGGTGCCCAGGCCAAATGGCTCGGCCTGCCGTCGGAAGAGCATATGAAGGGGAAAGGCGCTTCGGCCTGCGCGACCTGCGACGGCTTTTTCTACCGCGGCAAGAAGGTGGCGGTGATCGGCGGCGGCAACACCGCGGTCGAGGAAGCACTTTACCTCACCAACCACAGCCATGACGTGACCTTGATCCACCGCCGCGATTCGCTTCGCGCCGAGAAAATCCTCCAGGACCGGCTGTTCGCCCATCCCAACATCAAGATCATCTGGGACAGCGAAGTCGCCGAGTTCGTCGCC encodes:
- the trxB gene encoding thioredoxin-disulfide reductase, whose product is MSNIVSSRLIVLGSGPAGYTAAIYAARAGLNPIVVQGIQPGGQLTTTTDVENYPGFRSVIQGPWLMDEMQAQAEHVGTKVVWDHISEVDLSRRPFVLKGDSGGEYHADALVIATGAQAKWLGLPSEEHMKGKGASACATCDGFFYRGKKVAVIGGGNTAVEEALYLTNHSHDVTLIHRRDSLRAEKILQDRLFAHPNIKIIWDSEVAEFVAGGMPEALVGLDIRNVKSGSISRIDVDGAFVAIGHKPATELFAGKLKLDSDGYIEVETGTTRTSVPGVFACGDVMDKIYRQAVTAAGTGCMAALDAEKFLAAEEFGALQAAE